One uncultured Draconibacterium sp. genomic window, GCACCACATCAAAGTATGGTTTCAGTTGCGCTTCTGTCCAGTTTTTGTAATTGGCCTCGGTAACCATGCCGCTTATTTTACAGCTTACATTTTCGCGTTTGGCCAATTCCTTTAGCAAGTTAGCCCAGGGTTGCAACAGATTGTCTTTGATTCGTGGTTTTGCAATGTGATCGAGCACAAATTGTTGATTCGGATGCTGATCGACAAATTTAATTGTGTTGGCCAGCTGGTGCTCAAAAATTAATATCTCATACACCAAATCAAAATCCTTTAGTTTGCTAATTCCGGCGTTAAACTGCTTTCCTAAAATAAACTCCGGATCGGGCTCCCCCTGCACCACATGACGCACTCCTTTTAACCACGAATTGTTTTGGTATTTCTCAAGTACCGGTTCAATTTCGGGAGATGTCAGTGGTACCCAGCCGATGATTCCTTTCATAAAGTCATGTTCGGCAGCCATCGAGAGTAACCAGTCGGTTTCTTCCAAACACTGACGAGCCTGAACCGAAATTACCCCGTTCACATTTGTTTCTGCCAGCGTTTGTTTTAAATCATTGGGCAAAAAACTTTTTCGGATGTTCGCCATTTCATCGTCAATCCAGTCAAAATCAACCGGATTGTAATTCCAGTAATGATGGTGTGTATCAATTATTTTCATGGTTTACAAATAAGGATAGTTTTGCTCTATAATATTTTTTGCCTTCAATTCTTCCCAGAATGCTTTTGGCAACTCGTTTTCCAGCGTTTCCTTGCTTTTCTGCATGCGCCAGGCTTTGCTTGGATTTAACGCAACAGCAGAAATTTGGGGTGCCGACATTGCAAACGATAAACAAGCATCGCCGGGTTCTACTTCATATTTTTTGCAGATTTCGAAAAACTGTTCACGCCATTTAAAAATTGGCCGGTCACCGGGATCATTTTCATTTAAAATACGGTAATCAAAATAGTCACCACCGGTTAAAAATCCGGCATTAAAAATGGCAGAATTGATTATTCCAACACCATCATTATTCAACCGTTTCACAAAATCAACAATTGCCGTTGGATGATGATAAATGGTAAACTTATTGGCAAACATTACCCAATCGAATTTAACCTTTTCATACAATTCCTGAATTACAAGCCAATCTTTCGACCCAATTCCGACAGCTTTTACCTCACCGCGCTCCTTTAACTCAAACAAAGCTTTGTAAGCGCCCAAAATATCCTCCATCCTTTTGGCCCGGTCTGCGGCATCGGCAGCAGCAGCCAAATATTCGTCCGGGTCGTGTACCGAAACCACATCAGGTTTGTATGTTCCGCCCATAAGCTGGCAGCCTTGTTCCCAACATTCCAGTATTCCGGTATAACTTATTCTTTGTTCAGCATCGTATTCCAAATTTGCCCACGCTCCCGGTTCAAAAGTCGGTTCGGGAGTTGTTAAGGGCACCCTGTACCACCCCAGTTTATTGCTGATGCTTATTTCTGAAGGTTCAATTCCAAGTTTTTCCAGCCCCTGTCCGATTACTTCGAGTGCCAGTCCGGCACCATATTTTCCGGCACTGTCAATCATTACTTTTCCATCGGTAAC contains:
- a CDS encoding amidohydrolase family protein — protein: MKIIDTHHHYWNYNPVDFDWIDDEMANIRKSFLPNDLKQTLAETNVNGVISVQARQCLEETDWLLSMAAEHDFMKGIIGWVPLTSPEIEPVLEKYQNNSWLKGVRHVVQGEPDPEFILGKQFNAGISKLKDFDLVYEILIFEHQLANTIKFVDQHPNQQFVLDHIAKPRIKDNLLQPWANLLKELAKRENVSCKISGMVTEANYKNWTEAQLKPYFDVVLEAFGAERILFGSDWPVCLVATEYKNWLAVVAGVIDKLSENEKELFYFKNAEKLYQILNK
- a CDS encoding aldo/keto reductase, with the protein product MGKNILGKTGIEVPKIIFGTSYLGNLYRALSMDEKLTLMREWFKVTDGKVMIDSAGKYGAGLALEVIGQGLEKLGIEPSEISISNKLGWYRVPLTTPEPTFEPGAWANLEYDAEQRISYTGILECWEQGCQLMGGTYKPDVVSVHDPDEYLAAAADAADRAKRMEDILGAYKALFELKERGEVKAVGIGSKDWLVIQELYEKVKFDWVMFANKFTIYHHPTAIVDFVKRLNNDGVGIINSAIFNAGFLTGGDYFDYRILNENDPGDRPIFKWREQFFEICKKYEVEPGDACLSFAMSAPQISAVALNPSKAWRMQKSKETLENELPKAFWEELKAKNIIEQNYPYL